A window from Theropithecus gelada isolate Dixy chromosome 1, Tgel_1.0, whole genome shotgun sequence encodes these proteins:
- the GLMP gene encoding glycosylated lysosomal membrane protein isoform X5 codes for MRGSVEHSWGWGHSAPSPLLLLTLFLFAAPFGLLGEKTRQLLEFDSTNVCDTAAKPPGTPYPPYSLADFSWNNITDSLDPATLSATFQGHPMNDPTRTFANGSLAFRVQAFSRSSRPAQPPRLLHTADTCQLEVALVGASPRGNRSLFGLEVATLGQGPDCPSVQEQHSIDDEYAPAVFQLDQLLWGSLPSGFAQWRPVAYSQKPGGRESALPCQASPLHPALAYPLPQSPIVRAFFGSQNNFCAFNVTFGASTGPGYWDQHYLSWSMLLGVGFPPVDGLSPLVLGIMAVALGAPGLMLLVGGLVLLLYHKKYSEYQSIN; via the exons ATGCGCGGCTCTGTGGAGCACAGCTGGGGTTGGGGGCACTCTGCCCCCAGCCCCCTGCTCCTTTTGACTCTGTTTCTGTTTGCAGCCCCATTTGGCCTGCTGGGGGAGAAGACCCGCCAG ctGCTTGAGTTTGACAGCACCAACGTGTGTGATACGGCAGCAAAGCCTCCAGGAACACCATATCCTCCATACTCCTTGGCTGATTTCTCTTGGAACAACATCACTGATTCATTGGATCCTGCCACCCTGAGTGCCACATTTCAAGGCCACCCCATGAACGACCCTACCAGGACTTTTGCCAATGGCAGCCTGGCCTTCAGG GTCCAGGCCTTTTCCAGGTCCAGCCGACCAGCCCAACCCCCTCGCCTCCTGCACACAGCAGACACCTGTCAGCTAGAGGTGGCCCTGGTTGGAGCCTCTCCCCGAGGAAACCGTTCCCTGTTTGGGCTGGAGGTAGCCACACTGGGCCAGGGCCCTGACTGCCCGTCAGTGCAGGAGCAGCACTCCATTGATGACGAATATGCACCTGCCGTCTTTCAG TTGGACCAGCTGCTGTGGGGCTCCCTCCCATCAGGCTTTGCACAGTGGCGACCAGTGGCTTACTCCCAGAAGCCGGGGGGCCGAGAATCAGCCCTGCCCTGCCAAGCTTCCCCTCTTCATCCTGCCTTGGCATACCCTCTTCCCCAGTCACCCATTGTCCGAGCCTTCTTTGGGTCCCAGAATAACTTCTGTGCCTTCAATGTGACGTTCGGGGCTTCCACAGGCCCTGGCTACTGGGACCAACACTACCTCAGCTG GTCGATGCTCCTGGGTGTGGGCTTCCCTCCAGTGGATGGCTTGTCCCCACTAGTCCTGGGCATCATGGCGGTGGCCCTGGGTGCCCCAGGGCTCATGCTGCTAGTGGGAGGCTTGGTTCTGCTACTGTACCACAAGAAGTACTCAGAGTACCAGTCCATAAATTAA
- the TMEM79 gene encoding transmembrane protein 79: MTEQETLALLEVKRSDSPEKSSPQALVPNGRQPEGEGGAESPGAESVRVGSSAGSPTAIEGAEDGLDSTVSEAATLPWGTGPQPSAPFPDPPGWRDIEPEPPESEPLTKLEELPEDDANLLPEKAARAFVPIDLQCIERRPQEDLIMRCEAGEGECRTFMPPRATQPDPTERKWAEAVVRPPGRSCGGCGSCGDREWLRAVASVGAALILFPCLLYGAYAFLPFDVPRLPTMSSRLIYTLRCGVFATFPIVLGILVYGLSLLCFSALRPFGEPRREVEIHRRYVAQSIQLFILYFFNLAVLSTYLPQDTLKLLPLLTGLFAISRLIYWLTFAVGRSFRGFGYGLTFLPLLSMLMWNLYYMFVVEPERMLTATESRLDYPDHARSASDYRLRPWG; encoded by the exons ATGACAGAACAGGAGACCCTGGCCCTGCTGGAAGTGAAGAGGTCGGATTCCCCAGAGAAGAGCTCACCCCAGGCCTTGGTTCCCAATGGCCGGCAGCCAGAAGGGGAAGGTGGGGCCGAATCCCCAGGAGCTGAGTCCGTCAGAGTGGGGTCTTCAGCTGGGTCTCCCACAGCCATAGAGGGGGCTGAGGATGGTCTAGACAGCACAGTAAGCGAGGCTGCCACCTTGCCCTGGGGGACCGGCCCTCAGCCCAGTGCTCCGTTCCCGGATCCCCCTGGCTGGCGGGACATTGAACCAGAGCCCCCTGAGTCAGAGCCACTTACCAAGCTAGAGGAGCTGCCCGAAGACGATGCCAACCTGCTGCCGGAGAAAGCGGCCCGTGCCTTCGTGCCTATTGACCTACAGTGCATTGAGCGGCGGCCCCAAGAAGACCTTATCATGCGCTGTGAGGCAGGCGAGGGCGAGTGCCGAACCTTCATGCCCCCCCGGGCCACCCAGCCCGACCCCACTGAGCGCAAGTGGGCTGAGGCGGTGGTGAGGCCCCCTGGCCGTTCCTGTGGGGGCTGCGGGAGCTGTGGAGACCGTGAGTGGCTAAGGGCTGTGGCCTCCGTGGGAGCTGCACTCATCCTCTTCCCCTGCCTACTATATGGGGCATATGCCTTCCTGCCGTTTGATGTCCCACGGCTGCCCACCATGAGTTCCCGCCTGATCTACACACTCCGCTGCGGGGTCTTTGCCACCTTCCCCATTGTGCTGG GGATCCTGGTGTACGGGCTGAGCCTGTTATGCTTTTCTGCCCTTCGGCCCTTTGGGGAGCCACGGCGGGAAGTGGAGATCCACCGGCGATATGTGGCCCAGTCGATCCAGCTCTTTATCCTCTACTTCTTCAACCTGGCCGTGCTTTCCACTTACCTGCCCCAGGACACCCTCAAACTGCTCCCTCTGCTCACTGGTCTCTTTGCCATCTCCCG TCTGATCTACTGGCTGACCTTCGCCGTGGGCCGCTCCTTCCGCGGCTTCGGCTATGGCCTGACGTTTCTGCCGCTGCTGTCAATGCTGATGTGGAACCTCTACTACATGTTCGTGGTGGAGCCGGAGCGCATGCTCACTGCCACAGAGAGCCGCCTGGACTACCCGGACCACGCCCGGTCGGCCTCCGACTACAGGCTCCGCCCCTGGGGCTGA
- the GLMP gene encoding glycosylated lysosomal membrane protein isoform X1, which produces MRGSVEHSWGWGHSAPSPLLLLTLFLFAAPFGLLGEKTRQVSLEVIPNWLGPVQNLLHIRAVGTNSTLHYIWSSLGPLAVVLVATNTPHSTLSVNWSRLLSPEPDGGLMVLPKDSIQFSSALVFTRLLEFDSTNVCDTAAKPPGTPYPPYSLADFSWNNITDSLDPATLSATFQGHPMNDPTRTFANGSLAFRVQAFSRSSRPAQPPRLLHTADTCQLEVALVGASPRGNRSLFGLEVATLGQGPDCPSVQEQHSIDDEYAPAVFQVDAPGCGLPSSGWLVPTSPGHHGGGPGCPRAHAASGRLGSATVPQEVLRVPVHKLRPALWREGHYWTCLVVPQNSGGWSIKFQSAPSLPRLAFLWNLRGQPQLPGDPQVGLPSYLAGGTLEGVEDRAIDKVPLVLPSCISTHFPWIGLAGLNERHSDWLAALEGKKIDIFFSQGSSLLMCECRWAGLGLVPGNGRAKRWAWKASFCLRLHFLAVEPRNLPAPLHQVELGGFYCPLNETGKGHWRLGDKQEEKASKDW; this is translated from the exons ATGCGCGGCTCTGTGGAGCACAGCTGGGGTTGGGGGCACTCTGCCCCCAGCCCCCTGCTCCTTTTGACTCTGTTTCTGTTTGCAGCCCCATTTGGCCTGCTGGGGGAGAAGACCCGCCAG GTGTCTCTGGAGGTCATCCCTAACTGGCTGGGTCCCGTGCAGAACCTGCTTCATATCCGGGCAGTGGGCACCAATTCCACACTGCACTATATATGGAGCAGCTTGGGGCCTCTGGCAGTGGTGCTGGTAGCCACCAACACCCCCCACAGCACCCTGAGCGTCAACTGGAGCCGCCTGCTATCCCCTGAGCCCGATGGGGGCCTGATGGTGCTCCCCAAGGACAGCATTCAGTTTTCTTCTGCCCTTGTTTTTACCAGG ctGCTTGAGTTTGACAGCACCAACGTGTGTGATACGGCAGCAAAGCCTCCAGGAACACCATATCCTCCATACTCCTTGGCTGATTTCTCTTGGAACAACATCACTGATTCATTGGATCCTGCCACCCTGAGTGCCACATTTCAAGGCCACCCCATGAACGACCCTACCAGGACTTTTGCCAATGGCAGCCTGGCCTTCAGG GTCCAGGCCTTTTCCAGGTCCAGCCGACCAGCCCAACCCCCTCGCCTCCTGCACACAGCAGACACCTGTCAGCTAGAGGTGGCCCTGGTTGGAGCCTCTCCCCGAGGAAACCGTTCCCTGTTTGGGCTGGAGGTAGCCACACTGGGCCAGGGCCCTGACTGCCCGTCAGTGCAGGAGCAGCACTCCATTGATGACGAATATGCACCTGCCGTCTTTCAG GTCGATGCTCCTGGGTGTGGGCTTCCCTCCAGTGGATGGCTTGTCCCCACTAGTCCTGGGCATCATGGCGGTGGCCCTGGGTGCCCCAGGGCTCATGCTGCTAGTGGGAGGCTTGGTTCTGCTACTGTACCACAAGAAGTACTCAGAGTACCAGTCCATAAATTAAGGCCCGCTCTCTGGAGGGAAGGACATTACTGGACCTGTCTTGTTGTGCCTCAAAACTCTGGAGGTTGGAGTATCAAGTTCCAGTCGGCCCCTTCACTCCCCCGTCTTGCTTTTCTGTGGAACCTCAGAGgccagcctcaacttcctggagaCCCCCAGGTGGGGCTTCCTTCATACCTTGCGGGGGGAACTTTGGAGGGGGTGGAGGACAGGGCTATTGATAAGGTCCCCTTGGTGTTGCCTTCTTGCATCTCCACACATTTCCCTTGGATTGGACTTGCAGGCCTAAATGAGAGGCATTCTGACTGGTTGGCTGCCCTGGAAGGcaagaaaatagatatttttttttcacagggCTCCAGTTTATTGATGTGTGAGTGTCGTTGGGCTGGTCTTGGGCTGGTTCCAGGGAATGGAAGGGCTAAGAGATGGGCTTGGAAGGCAAGTTTCTGTTTGAGGCTCCATTTCCTTGCTGTGGAACCAAGGAACCTGCCAGCTCCACTCCACCAGGTAGAGTTAGGAGGTTTCTATTGTCCTCTGAATGAAACAGGGAAGGGACACTGGAGACTGGGGgacaaacaggaagaaaaagcCAGCAAAGACTGGTAG
- the GLMP gene encoding glycosylated lysosomal membrane protein isoform X2 — MRGSVEHSWGWGHSAPSPLLLLTLFLFAAPFGLLGEKTRQVSLEVIPNWLGPVQNLLHIRAVGTNSTLHYIWSSLGPLAVVLVATNTPHSTLSVNWSRLLSPEPDGGLMVLPKDSIQFSSALVFTRLLEFDSTNVCDTAAKPPGTPYPPYSLADFSWNNITDSLDPATLSATFQGHPMNDPTRTFANGSLAFRVQAFSRSSRPAQPPRLLHTADTCQLEVALVGASPRGNRSLFGLEVATLGQGPDCPSVQEQHSIDDEYAPAVFQLDQLLWGSLPSGFAQWRPVAYSQKPGGRESALPCQASPLHPALAYPLPQSPIVRAFFGSQNNFCAFNVTFGASTGPGYWDQHYLSWSMLLGVGFPPVDGLSPLVLGIMAVALGAPGLMLLVGGLVLLLYHKKYSEYQSIN; from the exons ATGCGCGGCTCTGTGGAGCACAGCTGGGGTTGGGGGCACTCTGCCCCCAGCCCCCTGCTCCTTTTGACTCTGTTTCTGTTTGCAGCCCCATTTGGCCTGCTGGGGGAGAAGACCCGCCAG GTGTCTCTGGAGGTCATCCCTAACTGGCTGGGTCCCGTGCAGAACCTGCTTCATATCCGGGCAGTGGGCACCAATTCCACACTGCACTATATATGGAGCAGCTTGGGGCCTCTGGCAGTGGTGCTGGTAGCCACCAACACCCCCCACAGCACCCTGAGCGTCAACTGGAGCCGCCTGCTATCCCCTGAGCCCGATGGGGGCCTGATGGTGCTCCCCAAGGACAGCATTCAGTTTTCTTCTGCCCTTGTTTTTACCAGG ctGCTTGAGTTTGACAGCACCAACGTGTGTGATACGGCAGCAAAGCCTCCAGGAACACCATATCCTCCATACTCCTTGGCTGATTTCTCTTGGAACAACATCACTGATTCATTGGATCCTGCCACCCTGAGTGCCACATTTCAAGGCCACCCCATGAACGACCCTACCAGGACTTTTGCCAATGGCAGCCTGGCCTTCAGG GTCCAGGCCTTTTCCAGGTCCAGCCGACCAGCCCAACCCCCTCGCCTCCTGCACACAGCAGACACCTGTCAGCTAGAGGTGGCCCTGGTTGGAGCCTCTCCCCGAGGAAACCGTTCCCTGTTTGGGCTGGAGGTAGCCACACTGGGCCAGGGCCCTGACTGCCCGTCAGTGCAGGAGCAGCACTCCATTGATGACGAATATGCACCTGCCGTCTTTCAG TTGGACCAGCTGCTGTGGGGCTCCCTCCCATCAGGCTTTGCACAGTGGCGACCAGTGGCTTACTCCCAGAAGCCGGGGGGCCGAGAATCAGCCCTGCCCTGCCAAGCTTCCCCTCTTCATCCTGCCTTGGCATACCCTCTTCCCCAGTCACCCATTGTCCGAGCCTTCTTTGGGTCCCAGAATAACTTCTGTGCCTTCAATGTGACGTTCGGGGCTTCCACAGGCCCTGGCTACTGGGACCAACACTACCTCAGCTG GTCGATGCTCCTGGGTGTGGGCTTCCCTCCAGTGGATGGCTTGTCCCCACTAGTCCTGGGCATCATGGCGGTGGCCCTGGGTGCCCCAGGGCTCATGCTGCTAGTGGGAGGCTTGGTTCTGCTACTGTACCACAAGAAGTACTCAGAGTACCAGTCCATAAATTAA
- the GLMP gene encoding glycosylated lysosomal membrane protein isoform X3 codes for MRGSVEHSWGWGHSAPSPLLLLTLFLFAAPFGLLGEKTRQVSLEVIPNWLGPVQNLLHIRAVGTNSTLHYIWSSLGPLAVVLVATNTPHSTLSVNWSRLLSPEPDGGLMVLPKDSIQFSSALVFTRLLEFDSTNVCDTAAKPPGTPYPPYSLADFSWNNITDSLDPATLSATFQGHPMNDPTRTFANGSLAFRVQAFSRSSRPAQPPRLLHTADTCQLEVALVGASPRGNRSLFGLEVATLGQGPDCPSVQEQHSIDDEYAPAVFQLDQLLWGSLPSGFAQWRPVAYSQKPGGRESALPCQASPLHPALAYPLPQSPIVRAFFGSQNNFCAFNVTFGASTGPGYWDQHYLSCPLTSLSLLALGRCSWVWASLQWMACPH; via the exons ATGCGCGGCTCTGTGGAGCACAGCTGGGGTTGGGGGCACTCTGCCCCCAGCCCCCTGCTCCTTTTGACTCTGTTTCTGTTTGCAGCCCCATTTGGCCTGCTGGGGGAGAAGACCCGCCAG GTGTCTCTGGAGGTCATCCCTAACTGGCTGGGTCCCGTGCAGAACCTGCTTCATATCCGGGCAGTGGGCACCAATTCCACACTGCACTATATATGGAGCAGCTTGGGGCCTCTGGCAGTGGTGCTGGTAGCCACCAACACCCCCCACAGCACCCTGAGCGTCAACTGGAGCCGCCTGCTATCCCCTGAGCCCGATGGGGGCCTGATGGTGCTCCCCAAGGACAGCATTCAGTTTTCTTCTGCCCTTGTTTTTACCAGG ctGCTTGAGTTTGACAGCACCAACGTGTGTGATACGGCAGCAAAGCCTCCAGGAACACCATATCCTCCATACTCCTTGGCTGATTTCTCTTGGAACAACATCACTGATTCATTGGATCCTGCCACCCTGAGTGCCACATTTCAAGGCCACCCCATGAACGACCCTACCAGGACTTTTGCCAATGGCAGCCTGGCCTTCAGG GTCCAGGCCTTTTCCAGGTCCAGCCGACCAGCCCAACCCCCTCGCCTCCTGCACACAGCAGACACCTGTCAGCTAGAGGTGGCCCTGGTTGGAGCCTCTCCCCGAGGAAACCGTTCCCTGTTTGGGCTGGAGGTAGCCACACTGGGCCAGGGCCCTGACTGCCCGTCAGTGCAGGAGCAGCACTCCATTGATGACGAATATGCACCTGCCGTCTTTCAG TTGGACCAGCTGCTGTGGGGCTCCCTCCCATCAGGCTTTGCACAGTGGCGACCAGTGGCTTACTCCCAGAAGCCGGGGGGCCGAGAATCAGCCCTGCCCTGCCAAGCTTCCCCTCTTCATCCTGCCTTGGCATACCCTCTTCCCCAGTCACCCATTGTCCGAGCCTTCTTTGGGTCCCAGAATAACTTCTGTGCCTTCAATGTGACGTTCGGGGCTTCCACAGGCCCTGGCTACTGGGACCAACACTACCTCAGCTG CCCGcttacctctctctctctgcttgctCTAGGTCGATGCTCCTGGGTGTGGGCTTCCCTCCAGTGGATGGCTTGTCCCCACTAG
- the VHLL gene encoding LOW QUALITY PROTEIN: von Hippel-Lindau-like protein (The sequence of the model RefSeq protein was modified relative to this genomic sequence to represent the inferred CDS: inserted 1 base in 1 codon; deleted 1 base in 1 codon), which yields MYSQPAEIRVKGSSFFKNWYGQARVVKASEVRPWRAGNGVELEAKAGTQEAGPEEYCQEELXEEMAAGAAWPVLRSRNSPGLSLVICNRSPRIVLPVWLNCYEELLPGRDFCIHNFRSHPWLFRDARTHDKLMVNQTELFTPCSNVDGQPVFANITLPAYTLKERCLQVFRSLVKPENYMRLDIVRSLCDDLEDQPNVLKDLEWLTQEHSENLWMARHGGSLL from the exons ATGTACTCCCAGCCTGCCGAAATCCGGGTGAAGGGAAGTAGTTTCTTTAAGAACTGGTATGGGCAGGCCCGAGTTGTCAAGGCTTCGGAGGTAAGGCCCTGGAGAGCGGGGAACGGGGTGGAGttagaggccaaggcgggcaccCAAGAGGCAGGCCCAGAAGAGTACTGCCAGGAAGAGT GAGAGGAGATGGCGGCTGGAGCAGCATGGCCCGTGCTGCGCTCCAGAAACTCACCTGGGCTCTCCCTGGTCATTTGCAACCGCAGCCCACGCATCGTGCTGCCTGTGTGGCTCAACTGCTATGAAGAGCTGCTGCCCGGCAGGGACTTCTGCATCCACAATTTCCGAAGCCACCCATGGCTCTTCAGAGATGCAAGGACACACGATAAACTTATGGTTAACCAAACTGAATTGTTTACGCCATGTTCCAATGTTGATGGACAGCCTGTTTTTGCCAACATCACACTGCCAGCGTATACCCTGAAAGAGCGATGCCTCCAGGTTTTCCGAAGCCTAGTCAAGCCTGAGAATTACATGAGACTGGACATTGTCAGATCACTCTGTGACGATCTGGAAGACCAGCCAAATGTA TTGAAAGACCTGGAGTGGCTGACGCAGGAGCACAGTGAAAATCTGtggatggccaggcatggtggctcactcctgtaa
- the GLMP gene encoding glycosylated lysosomal membrane protein isoform X4, which translates to MRGSVEHSWGWGHSAPSPLLLLTLFLFAAPFGLLGEKTRQVSLEVIPNWLGPVQNLLHIRAVGTNSTLHYIWSSLGPLAVVLVATNTPHSTLSVNWSRLLSPEPDGGLMVLPKDSIQFSSALVFTRLLEFDSTNVCDTAAKPPGTPYPPYSLADFSWNNITDSLDPATLSATFQGHPMNDPTRTFANGSLAFRVQAFSRSSRPAQPPRLLHTADTCQLEVALVGASPRGNRSLFGLEVATLGQGPDCPSVQEQHSIDDEYAPAVFQSPIVRAFFGSQNNFCAFNVTFGASTGPGYWDQHYLSWSMLLGVGFPPVDGLSPLVLGIMAVALGAPGLMLLVGGLVLLLYHKKYSEYQSIN; encoded by the exons ATGCGCGGCTCTGTGGAGCACAGCTGGGGTTGGGGGCACTCTGCCCCCAGCCCCCTGCTCCTTTTGACTCTGTTTCTGTTTGCAGCCCCATTTGGCCTGCTGGGGGAGAAGACCCGCCAG GTGTCTCTGGAGGTCATCCCTAACTGGCTGGGTCCCGTGCAGAACCTGCTTCATATCCGGGCAGTGGGCACCAATTCCACACTGCACTATATATGGAGCAGCTTGGGGCCTCTGGCAGTGGTGCTGGTAGCCACCAACACCCCCCACAGCACCCTGAGCGTCAACTGGAGCCGCCTGCTATCCCCTGAGCCCGATGGGGGCCTGATGGTGCTCCCCAAGGACAGCATTCAGTTTTCTTCTGCCCTTGTTTTTACCAGG ctGCTTGAGTTTGACAGCACCAACGTGTGTGATACGGCAGCAAAGCCTCCAGGAACACCATATCCTCCATACTCCTTGGCTGATTTCTCTTGGAACAACATCACTGATTCATTGGATCCTGCCACCCTGAGTGCCACATTTCAAGGCCACCCCATGAACGACCCTACCAGGACTTTTGCCAATGGCAGCCTGGCCTTCAGG GTCCAGGCCTTTTCCAGGTCCAGCCGACCAGCCCAACCCCCTCGCCTCCTGCACACAGCAGACACCTGTCAGCTAGAGGTGGCCCTGGTTGGAGCCTCTCCCCGAGGAAACCGTTCCCTGTTTGGGCTGGAGGTAGCCACACTGGGCCAGGGCCCTGACTGCCCGTCAGTGCAGGAGCAGCACTCCATTGATGACGAATATGCACCTGCCGTCTTTCAG TCACCCATTGTCCGAGCCTTCTTTGGGTCCCAGAATAACTTCTGTGCCTTCAATGTGACGTTCGGGGCTTCCACAGGCCCTGGCTACTGGGACCAACACTACCTCAGCTG GTCGATGCTCCTGGGTGTGGGCTTCCCTCCAGTGGATGGCTTGTCCCCACTAGTCCTGGGCATCATGGCGGTGGCCCTGGGTGCCCCAGGGCTCATGCTGCTAGTGGGAGGCTTGGTTCTGCTACTGTACCACAAGAAGTACTCAGAGTACCAGTCCATAAATTAA